In a single window of the Cucurbita pepo subsp. pepo cultivar mu-cu-16 chromosome LG18, ASM280686v2, whole genome shotgun sequence genome:
- the LOC111780555 gene encoding ABC transporter I family member 20, translating to MPTTMPGSTPTIVIDALRFTYPGIDGHPPPGSKPLIDDFSLTLNAGDRCLLVGSNGAGKTTILKILGGKHMVEPHMVRVLGRSAFHDTALTVSGDLCYLGGEWRRDVAFAGFEVPIQMAVSAEKLIFGVGGVDPQRRAELINILDIDLSWTMHKVSDGQRRRVQICMGLLKAYKVLLLDEITVDLDVLARANLLKFLRRECEERGATIIYATHIFDGLEDWPSHMVYVSHGKLQISMPMDKIKEISQLSLMRTVESWLRKERDEERKKRRERKASGLPEFEERIEESRVTGDPARAAVRVMNNGWAAGRLHSTVAGEENFLLSSNRVLRQ from the exons ATGCCTACCACGATGCCTGGTTCCACCCCCACCATCGTCATCGACGCCCTCCGATTCACCTACCCTGGAATCGACGGCCATCCTCCGCCTGGTTCCAAGCCCCTCATCGATGATTTCTCCCTCACTCTCAACGCCGGCGATCGTTGCCTTCTTGTCGGATCCAATGGCGCTG GGAAGACCACGATCTTGAAGATTTTGGGAGGGAAGCATATGGTGGAACCTCATATGGTTCGTGTGCTTGGAAGATCGGCGTTTCACGATACTGCTTTGACTGTTTCTGGCGATCTTTGTTATCTAGGAGGAGAg TGGAGGAGAGATGTGGCGTTTGCAGGATTTGAGGTTCCCATTCAAATGGCTGTGTCTGCAGAGAAGCTAATTTTTGGAGTAGGCGGGGTTGATCCACAAAGGAGAGCTGAACTTATTAAT ATATTAGACATTGATTTATCATGGACGATGCACAAGGTGTCTGATGGTCAGAGAAGACGGGTGCAAATATGTATGGGTCTTCTGAAGGCATATAAg gttcttcttcttgatgaGATAACTGTGGATCTTGACGTGCTGGCAAGGGCGAACCTTTTGAAGTTTTTGAGAAGGGAATGTGAAGAGCGTGGCGCTACAATTATCTACGCCACACATATATTTGATGGTCTCGAAGACTGGCCATCACATATG GTCTATGTGTCGCATGGGAAGTTGCAGATCTCCATGCCAATGGATAAAATTAAGGAGATTAGCCAATTGTCTCTTATG AGAACAGTTGAGAGTTGGCTAAGGAAGGAGCGAGACGAGGAGAGGAAAAAGAGGAGGGAAAGAAAGGCAAGTGGTCTGCCtgaatttgaagaaagaatAGAGGAAAGCCGTGTGACGGGGGATCCAGCCCGCGCCGCTGTTCGAGTCATGAACAACGGCTGGGCAGCAGGACGGCTTCACTCCACCGTAGCCGGAGAAGAGAACTTCTTGTTGAGCTCAAACAGAGTTCTCAGACAGTAA
- the LOC111779732 gene encoding galactinol synthase 2-like, which translates to MAPELSGVGGAARCGYVTFLAGDGDYVKGVVGLAKGLRKVKSKYPLVVAVLPDVPEEHRELLRWQGCVVKEIEPVYPPDNQTQFAMAYYVINYSKLRIWEFVEFKKMIYLDGDIQVFENIDHLFEMEDSYLYGVMDCFCEKTWSHSAQYTIGYCQQCPDAVHWPSDFGPKPPLYFNAGMLVFEPDLRTYHDLLATLNATPPTPFAEQDFLNMFFKEKYRPIPAVYNLVMAMLWRHPENVELDKAKVVHYCAAGSKPWRYTGKEENMDRKDIKMLIKKWWEIYNDETLDFNYKKEGDEGGADTRQPFLAALSDAADVHYHTAPSAA; encoded by the exons ATGGCTCCTGAATTGAGCGGTGTTGGCGGAGCGGCTAGGTGCGGGTACGTCACGTTCTTGGCCGGCGATGGTGACTACGTGAAGGGCGTGGTCGGGCTGGCTAAAGGGCTGAGGAAAGTCAAGAGCAAGTACCCTTTGGTGGTGGCTGTGCTGCCCGACGTGCCGGAGGAACACCGGGAATTGCTGAGGTGGCAAGGGTGTGTCGTCAAGGAGATCGAACCAGTTTACCCACCCGACAACCAAACCCAGTTCGCGATGGCTTATTATGTCATCAATTACTCCAAGCTCAGGATCTGGGAG TTCGTGGAGTTTAAGAAGATGATATATTTGGACGGGGACATACAAGTGTTTGAGAACATAGACCATCTTTTCGAAATGGAGGACTCGTATTTGTACGGTGTGATGGACTGTTTTTGCGAGAAGACATGGAGCCATTCGGCTCAATATACGATTGGGTATTGTCAGCAGTGCCCCGACGCGGTCCATTGGCCATCGGACTTTGGCCCCAAGCCTCCTTTGTACTTCAACGCTGGCATGCTCGTGTTCGAGCCCGACTTGCGGACTTACCATGACCTACTTGCGACTCTCAACGCCACTCCTCCCACCCCCTTTGCGGAACAG GACTTTTTGAACATGTTCTTTAAGGAGAAATATAGGCCAATTCCGGCCGTGTATAATCTTGTGATGGCGATGCTATGGCGCCACCCGGAAAACGTGGAGCTCGACAAAGCGAAGGTGGTTCACTACTGTGCTGCC GGGTCGAAGCCATGGAGGTACACGGGAAAAGAGGAGAATATGGACAGAAAAGACATAAAGATGCTGATCAAGAAATGGTGGGAAATTTACAACGACGAGACCTTGGACTTCAACTACAAGAAGGAAGGAGACGAGGGCGGTGCCGATACACGACAACCATTTCTGGCGGCGCTGTCGGATGCTGCCGATGTTCACTACCATACTGCCCCATCGGCGGCTTAA
- the LOC111779564 gene encoding chloroplast stem-loop binding protein of 41 kDa b, chloroplastic, producing MGIMANPMAAHHQKSPSFSVLPSSLSDFHGARLHAQVQYKRKVMQPKGALHVTASANKNILVMGGTRFIGIFLSRLLVKEGHQVTLFTRGKAPVTQQLPGESDADYADFKSKVLHLKGDRKDFDFVKSSLSAAGFDVVYDINGREAVEVEPILDALPKLEQFIYCSSAGVYLKSDLLPHFEVDAVDPKSRHKGKLETESLLASKDVNWTSIRPVYIYGPLNYNPVEEWFFHRLKAGRPIPIPNSGIQITQLGHVKDLATAFVQVLGNEKASQQVFNISGEKYVTFDGLAKACAKAGGFPEPEIVHYNPKEFDFGKKKPFPFRDQHFFASVEKAKSVLGWKPEFDLVEGLTDSYNLDFGRGTFRKEADFSTDDIILGKSLVLQA from the exons TATAAGAGGAAGGTTATGCAGCCAAAAGGGGCATTACATGTTACAGCTAGCGCCAACAAGAACATCCTTGTAATGGGTGGCACCAGATTTATTGGTATCTTCTTGTCTAGACTTCTTGTCAAAGAGGGCCATCAG GTGACTTTGTTTACAAGAGGAAAAGCGCCTGTTACGCAACAATTGCCCGGCGAGTCGGATGCAGATTATGCTGATTTTAAATCCAAG GTTCTACATTTGAAAGGAGACAGAAAAGACTTTGATTTTGTGAAATCGAGCCTCTCGGCTGCAGGGTTCGATGTCGTTTACGACATAAATG GGCGAGAAGCAGTTGAAGTTGAACCAATTTTAGATGCATTGCCTAAGCTAGAGCA GTTTATATACTGTTCTTCAGCGGGTGTTTACCTCAAATCTGATCTCCTACCTCACTTTGAG GTAGACGCAGTCGATCCAAAGAGTCGACACAAGGGAAAGCTCGAGACGGAAAGCTTACTGGCATCGAAGGATGTTAACTGGACATCTATAAGACCCGTCTACATCTATGGACCATTGAACTACAACCCTGTGGAGGAATGGTTCTTCCACCGGTTGAAAGCTGGTCGCCCCATTCCGATACCCAACTCGGGCATTCAAATTACTCAACTCGGTCACGTCAAG GATTTGGCAACAGCTTTTGTTCAAGTTCTTGGTAATGAAAAGGCAAGCCAGCAAGTATTCAATATCTCTGGTGAAAAATATGTGACATTTGATGGGTTAGCCAAAGCTTGTGCAAAG GCTGGAGGCTTTCCCGAGCCCGAGATCGTCCACTATAACCCGAAGGAGTTCGATTTTGGAAAAAAGAAGCCATTCCCTTTCCGTGATCAG CATTTCTTTGCGTCGGTTGAGAAAGCGAAGAGCGTGCTCGGGTGGAAGCCCGAGTTCGATTTGGTCGAAGGACTTACCGACTCCTACAACTTGGACTTCGGCCGAGGCACTTTCAGGAAAGAGGCTGATTTCTCAACAGATGACATAATCCTTGGCAAGAGCCTAGTTCTTCAAGCTTGA